In the genome of Triticum urartu cultivar G1812 chromosome 5, Tu2.1, whole genome shotgun sequence, one region contains:
- the LOC125507164 gene encoding uncharacterized protein LOC125507164, with protein sequence MDVTFRESEPFYGEPSDLSLLFAELDHLHPVHDGQEGEKDVSHTHGDSVDINADNDVHAQVQPIVGTIPVSTITDDDVQAHVEPTVDTLKIGALQVPVRDRWQTNTLVYSRRQPQVQGEQQGREARVQGEQQGSEARVQGEQQGSEASSSDTVELPIALRKPTREAARKGEVARKALPKDDACDDLDIGNFVSYKALSPSYKAFVASLQTVSIPKDWKAAKQDPKWRESMIEELEALKKNKTWVLTTLPAGKKAVSCKWIFTVKQNPEGKVELYKARLVARGYSQTYGIDYDETFAPVAKMNTVRVLVSCAANFGWKLHQLDVKNAFLHGDLKEEVYMEIPPGFGTEQTTGKVCKLKKSLYGLKQSPRAWFDRFRRAVWNMGYGQCNGDHTVFYRHIDKKITIVVVYIDDIIITGDDEEEIKRVKGCLNKEFESAIAIANNPVQHDRTKHVEIDRFFIKEKLDAGIISLTHVSSGQQFVDCLTKGLGTKDCNLACDKMGMIDIYHPS encoded by the exons ATGGACGTTACGTTCAGGGAGTCTGAGCCATTCTATGGTGAGCCGTCTGATCTCAGTCTGCTGTTTGCAGAGCTTGACCACCTACACCCTGTGCATGATGGTCAAGAGGGAGAGAAGGATGTGTCTCATACTCACGGGGATTCTGTGGACATTAACGCTGATAATGATGTGCATGCTCAAGTTCAACCAATAGTGGGTACAATTCCGGTTAGTACCATCACTGATGATGATGTGCAGGCTCATGTCGAGCCAACTGTCGATACACTTAAGATTGGTGCTCTCCAGGTTCCTGTTCGGGATCGATGGCAGACGAATACCCTGGTGTACTCTCGACGGCAACCACAAGTGCAGGGGGAGCAGCAAGGCAGGGAGGCAAGAGTGCAGGGGGAGCAGCAAGGCAGTGAGGCAAGAGTGCAGGGGGAGCAACAAGGCAGTGAGGCAAGCTCATCTGACACAGTGGAGCTGCCCATTGCGTTGCGAAAACCTACACGTGAAGCGGCAAGGAAGGGTGAGGTAGCAAGGAAGGCTCTGCCAAAGGATGATGCTTGTGATGACCTTGATATTGGCAATTTTGTGTCTTACAAGGCTTTGTCACCTTCATATAAGGCGTTTGTTGCCTCTCTGCAAACCGTGTCTATCCCTAAGGATTGGAAGGCTGCAaagcaagatccgaagtggcgtGAATCGATGATAGAGGAGTTAGAAGCATTGAAAAAAAACAAGACATGGGTGCTAACCACATTGCCGGCAGGAAAGAAAGCAGTGAGTTGCAAGTGGATTTTTACTGTGAAGCAGAATCCTGAGGGCAAGGTGGAACTGTATAAGGCTAGATTGGTCGCCAGAGGATATAGTCAAACTTATGgaattgactatgatgagacatTTGCTCCAGTTGCAAAGATGAACACAGTACGGGTATTGGTCTCGTGTGCTGCAAACTTTGGGTGGAAATTGCACCAGTTAGATGTCAAGAATGCCTTCTTACATGGTGACTTGAAAGAAGAGGTATACATGGAGATACCACCTGGTTTTGGCACAGAACAGACTACGGGGAAGGTATGCAAGCTGAAGAAATCCTTGTATGGTCTGAAGCAATCACCGAGGGCATGGTTTGATAGGTTCAGACGAGCTGTTTGGAATATGGGGTATGGCCAATGTAATGGTGATCACACGGTGTTTTATAGACACATTGATAAGAAGATCACCATTGTTGTAGTGTATATTGATGATATCATCATCACCGGAGATGATGAGGAGGAAATAAAGAGAGTGAAGGGGTGTCTGAACAAGGAGTTTGAG TCAGCTATAGCCATTGCTAATAACCCAGTTCAACATGATAGGACGAAGCATGTGGAAATTGATCGCTTCTTCATTAAAGAGAAACTAGATGCTGGGATCATCAGCCTTACTCATGTCAGCTCTGGGCAGCAGTTTGTAGATTGCTTGACAAAGGGACTAGGAACAAAGGACTGTAACTTGGCGTGTGACAAGATGGGGATGATAGATATCTACCACCCATCTTGA
- the LOC125509911 gene encoding uncharacterized protein LOC125509911: protein MAEPTGLAEALEKLAKILAESNSGAIVPRQEVAQKLEMSPLDMKLEGATNYLSWSRRALWAVEQKELDGYLLGTVVEPGDKRSAEGKRWKVIHSVLMVWLLNSVMPSIGRSVEGLSSPAEIWKILSTQYSGKGNVMLIAQIEDKIRLLRQDDGMSVMTYVAELQALWADQDNCDPLELYDAASIESGHKWMARRRVLKFLAGLKGCFDGRKASLLHQPSLPTIPEAIAAMTQEEVRLSLEHADVKVVPASTFAVTERMEWGDPTKCHICGEVGHWKRECPTRGRGRGYNRGGTGRGRSARGRGGYSETSWGQASRGRGGYSGHSGGQRAHMAVAGDTGRSKGKDVDDVVYGDFAHWASTDEGNPERASLATNESAPEWVLDSGASKHVASNSCVFESYTKHPPSHTSTIQTADGTKQPVIGVGTVKCTPTISLSSVLHVPAFPVNLVSFSALIDQMDCRVILDKFGCLIQV, encoded by the coding sequence ATGGCTGAACCAACTGGTCTTGCCGAGGCTTTGGAGAAGCTCGCTAAGATCCTCGCGGAGTCCAACTCTGGGGCCATCGTTCCTCGACAGGAAGTGGCTCAAAAGCTTGAAATGTCGCCCCTGGACATGAAGCTAGAGGGGGCAACAAATTATTTGAGCTGGTCCAGGAGGGCTTTGTGGGCTGTGGAGCAGAAGGAGCTTGATGGATATTTGTTGGGCACCGTTGTAGAACCAGGGGACAAGCGTAGTGCAGAGGGCAAGAGGTGGAAGGTCATCCACTCTGTACTTATGGTGTGGTTGTTGAACTCTGTGATGCCCTCCATTGGACGCTCTGTGGAGGGGCTATCCTCACCTGCTGAGATATGGAAGATTCTGTCCACTCAATACTCTGGCAAGGGCAATGTCATGCTCATTGCTCAGATTGAGGACAAGATTAGGTTGCTGCGCCAAGATGATGGCATGTCAGTGATGACATACGTGGCAGAACTGCAGGCTCTATGGGCTGACCAGGATAACTGTGATCCCCTGGAACTCTATGACGCGGCTTCAATCGAGTCAGGGCATAAGTGGATGGCACGCAGGCGTGTGCTGAAATTTTTGGCTGGCCTCAAAGGTTGCTTTGATGGCAGGAAGGCTTCCTTGTTGCACCAACCTAGTCTGCCTACCATTCCCGAGGCTATTGCAGCGATGACTCAAGAGGAGGTGCGCCTATCCCTTGAGCATGCAGACGTGAAGGTTGTGCCAGCTTCGACATTTGCAGTCACTGAGCGCATGGAGTGGGGAGATCCCACCAAATGTCATATCTGTGGGGAGGTAGGTCACTGGAAGAGAGAATGTCCAACTCGTGGCAGAGGCAGGGGATATAACAGAGGGGGAACAGGCAGAGGTAGAAGTGCTAGAGGCAGAGGTGGATACTCAGAGACCTCATGGGGCCAGGCTTCTAGAGGCAGAGGTGGCTACTCAGGACACTCAGGGGGTCAGAGGGCTCACATGGCCGTTGCAGGAGACACTGGGAGGTCCAAAGGCAAAGATGTAGATGATGTTGTCTATGGAGACTTTGCTCACTGGGCCTCCACTGATGAAGGTAATCCGGAAAGAGCATCTCTTGCTACTAATGAGAGTGCTCCAGAGTGGGTTCTTGACTCTGGAGCATCTAAGCATGTTGCTAGTAACTCCTGTGTGTTCGAGTCTTACACTAAGCATCCTCCCTCTCACACGAGCACTATACAAACGGCTGATGGCACAAAACAACCAGTCATAGGGGTTGGTACAGTCAAGTGTACTCCGACCATTTCCCTATCGTCAGTTTTACATGTGCCAGCCTTTCCTGTCAATTTGGTCTCTTTCAGTGCACTCATTGATCAAATGGACTGTCGTGTGATCCTTGACAAGTTTGGTTGCTTGATTCAGGTGTGA